The Chthoniobacterales bacterium sequence TTAGTCACGATGCTCTGGCGGAGCTGGCGAACGTCCTCGTCCTGAATGTGGCGGCGGTCTGCCCGCAGATGCACGGTGATGCCGTGGGCACCGGCGCGTTCGCAGGCGGAGGCGGCTTCGAGCAGGCGCGGCTCGGCGTTGGGGTGCGTCTGCATTTGCGCGTAACGCGCCTGCCGCAGCGTGGCCACGTGGTCGATGTTGACGCCGAGTTTCATGGAAATGTGACCGCGCTGGCAGAGTTGCTAGTGACGGAAATGCCGGATGCCGGTGAAGACCATGGAAATTTTCCGCTCGTTGGCGGCAGCGATCACCTCGGCATCGCGGACGGAGCCGCCCGGTTGAATCGCGCAAGTGGCACCGGCCTCGGCGGCAGCGATCAGGCCGTCTGGGAATGGGAAAAACGCGTCGCTGCAAACGGCGCTGCCCTTCAGCGAAAGCCCGGCCTCGCCTGCTTTCCAGACCGCGATGCGACTCGAATCTACGCGGGACATTTGCCCGGCGCCGATGCCGAGTGTGCGATCCTTGCTGGTGTAAACAATGGCGTTGGATTTGACGTGCTTGACGATTTTCCAGCCAAACGCCATGGCTTTCATTTCGTCGATGGTCGGAGGACGTTCGGTGACGACCTTCTCTTCCATTCCACTGAAATTCGCCCGGTCCACATCCTGCACGAGGACGCCGCCCATGACGGCGCGATAGTCGAGTTCGTGCGCTCCGCCCTGAGCCACATCGGCCATGCGCATGAGACGAAGATTCTTTTTTTTCTGCAAAAGCGCACGCGCATCCGGCTCAAAGTCCGGTGCGATGATGACCTCGCTGAAAATCTCGCCGATGGCTCGCGCGAGCGCTTCAGTGAGCGGGCGGTTTGTAATAATAATCCCGCCAAACGGCGCCTGCTTGTCGGTGGCAAACGCCTTCAGCCACGCTTCGCGCAGATCCGGGTCGCTGCCAACTCCACACGGATTGGTGTGCTTCAAAATGGCAACGGTGGGCTCATTAAATTCCAGAATCAGGCGGCCCGCCGCACTGATGTCGAGGATGTTGTTGTAGGAAAGTTCCTTACCGTGGAGTTGAGAAAAATGGTCGTTGAAATGGCCGTAAAGCGCGGCTTCCTGATGCGGATTTTCGCCGTAGCGCAGGCGCTGGGTGAGCGGGAGCGAGAGGGAAAAATTCGTTCCGCATTCCTGCTCGCGATTGAGGAATGTGGAGATCATCTGATCGTAGCGCGCGGTCAGTTGAAAGACTTTGATCGCCAGTTTTTCGCGGAGACTGAGGGTGGTCTCGCCATTATTTTCGGCGAGTTCGGCCAAGACAACTTCATAATCCGTGGGATCGGTAACGACGGTGACGAAGCGGTAATTTTTCGCCGCGCTGCGGAGCATGGAGGGTCCGCCGATGTCGATCTGCTCAATGGCTTGTTCGAGAGTGACGTCAGGTTTGGCGACCGTTTCTTCGAAGGGATACAAGTTGACCACGACTAAATCAATGGGCTCGATTCCAGCGGAGGCGGCTTCCTTCACATGCTGCTCGTTGTCACGGACGTAGAGCAGCCCACCGTGGACGAGGGGATGCAGCGTTTTCACGCGGCCATTCATCATTTCCGGAAATTTGGTGAGATCGGAAACGTCTTTGCAGGCGATGCCTTCCGCGCGCAGCAAGGTGGCGGTGCCGCCGGTGGATACGAGTTCGATGCCACTCTCCGCAAGCTTTTTGGCAAAGGGCACGAGGCCGGCTTTATCGGACACGGAGAGAAGGGCACGCTGGATTTTCATAGGGCGGAAAAGATGGAGAATGCCGGTGGAAAAAGCAACAGGATAGGATCGCGCTTACTCGGCGCTGGCGCTCTTTTCGAGTGCTTTCACGCGGGCAAAAAGTTTGGGCAGACGACTTTGGTAAGCCAATTTTTCAGCCATGTCCTTGGCAGGTTCGGCGTAATAACCGATCCATTTGGTGCCAGCGGGGATGTTTTTGCTGACGCCGGCCTTGGCCCCGATGATGGCTTGGTCGCCGATTTTCACATGACCGACGATACCAGCTCCGCCGGCGACGATGACGTAATTACCGAGGTGCGTGCTCCCCGAGATGCCGACTTGGGCAATAATGAGGCAGTGTTTTCCGATGACCACGTTGTGCGCGATCTGGACGAGATTGTCAATTTTGGTGCCTGCGCCGATCCACGTGCGACCAAAGCGGGCGCGGTCGATGGTGGTGTTAGCCCCAATCTCCACATCGTCATCCAACTGGACAATGCCGATCTGCGGAATCTTCTGGTGACGACCGTCGATCATCTCAAAACCATAGCCATCGGACCCGATGACGGCTCCGCTGTGGATGATGACGCGGCTGCCGATCTGGGCGCGCTCGCGAATAGTGACGTTCGGATAAATCAGGCAGTTTTCTCCCAGGATGCTGCCGTGGCCAATGTAGGTATTGGCGCCAATGACCGTGCCCACACCGATTGTGACCCCGGGTTCAATCACGACATTTGGCTGAATGGAAACCGTGGGATCGATTTGACAATTTTCTCCGATGACCGCTCGTGGATGAATCCCTTGTGCCCAAACCGGCGGTTCGGGGCGGAATTTTGCCATGATGGTAGTGAAGGCGAGTGAGGGATTTTCCACGGCGATGAGCGCGCCTTGGATCGTCACCTCTACGTCGGGCCGAACCAGAACTGCCCCAGCCTGGGTGCTCTTTAAGTCCGCCAAATATTTGGGATTGGCGAAGAATGCTATGTCACTCGACTGCGACTCGACCAGCGAGGCGACGCCTTGAATGGGAGTCGCGCCATCGCCAGATAACAATGTGCCCCCGACGAGTTCGACGATTTCTTGGACGTTCAGAATCATGGTTTGGGAAAAATGGCTGCGAGAAAAAGAAAGGGCAGCCTGTGGAGGCTGCCCTAACTGGTTAAAAGATGGAAGTGAGATTTATTTCTTGGCCTTAGGCGTCTTCTCTGGAGTTGCCGTCGGAGTGGCGCTAGCCGCCGCTGGAGCGGTCTGGCCCTTGTTCAGTGTGTCGATGATCGTCTGGCTGAAGTCGAAGGTGTCGCGAGCGTAGAGGAGGAATGGAACGCTGTTCAAGCTGGCTCCAGAACGGTCAAAAACGATATCGAAGTTTTCCGCAGTTACCTTGTCCTGAATGAGTTTGTTGATTTCCTCAACGATGCCATTGCGCATCCGAACGGCTTGTTCCTGAAGTTGTTTTTCGCGAGTCACACGGAAATCGTTGATGTCTTTTTCCATGCCTTTCGCGTCGTTGATCTTCTCGTCGCGGGTCTTGGCTTTCTGCTCCTTGGTGTCGTTGCTCAACTCGGTTTTCTTGAGCTCATCGTTGAGCTTGTTGATCTCATCGATCTGCTTTTTGTAGCCTTCGATACGGTCGTCGAGTTCCTTTTTGGCGGCGGCGCGGGCGTCGTTGATCTTGGTCTCGGCGTCCTTGGTTTTATAGTAACCTTGGAAGACTTTGTTCATGTCCACAGTGCCGACTTTGAGTTCAGCAGAGGCCGTGGAGGCAAATGCCATGGAGAGTGCAGCGAGGGTGAGGGTGAGGTATTTTTTCATTAGATGTTAGAGTGGGAGTGTCTTTTTGGTTTGGAATGAGACCTTCTGCAAGCGAATACGTTCAAAATTGATAGCCAACATTGAAGTTAAATTTGCCTGAAGAGTCATTAAAGCGGTCGGATTGGATGGGAATGCCGTAGTCGATGCGGATCGGACCGATCGGAAGATCGAGGCGCACACCGAAGCCGAAGTCGGAATTCACGTCGCCGCCGAAATCATAGGCGTCTGCGCTGACAAAGCCGGTGTCATAGAAGAAGGCACCGCGGACTTTTTCCACAATCGGGAAGGTGTATTCAGCGGTCAGATGCGCCATGGTGCGGCCACCGAGTGGGTTACCGAGTTCATCCTTGGGACCGACATCGCGATAATCGAAACCGCGCAAGCTGTTGGCGCCACCGAGATAGAGCCGGTCGAAGATCGGCACATTGCCGTTGCTCCAGCTATCGATGACTGCAGCCTCGGCATTGATCAGGAAAATCGTATCCCATGGCAGCGAGAAATACTGGGTGCCTTCGAGGCTGAAACCATAAGTCTCGACGTCGCCACCGAGAATTCCGCCTGCGTAATGAACGCCCGCGTCGATTTTATGGCCAGTCCGGGTGAGCTTGCCGCTGTCGCGTGTGTCGTTTGTGACAAAGAAGGAGAGTTGGCTCTTCAACTTGTCGCCTTCCTCTGCACGAATGGCCGAGGTGACATCGGAATCCAGGTTGTAGATGCCGACGTCCTCAATGCGGTATTCCAGACGAGCTTGGGTGAAATTGCCGAGAGGCTTGCGCAGCGTCGTGGCAAAACCGTAGTTTCGCTGTGAATAGACCGTGCTCTGGTAATCCGCTTCGCGGTAGTAAACCTCACCACCAAGCGAGAGTTTTTTATCCATGAAATATGGCTCCGTGAGACCGAGGATGAAGTCCTTGCGGCGGGCACCGTATTGCAATTTGAGCCGGAATTTCTGACCGGCGCCGGTAAAATTCGGATAACCCGCGATGTCGAAGTTACCCTGGGTGACCTCGGCGAATCCGAGCAACGAATCGATAGAACTGAAGCCGAAGCCGAAGTTCAGTGAGCCGGTGCGTTTTTCGTCCACATTGATATTTAAGTCCTTGCGGCCGGGCACCATCGTGTCGGTGGCGTAGGTCTCGACTTTCTCAAAATAATCGAGGCCTTCGAGACGTTTCTTGCTGATGTCCACGCGGACGGTGTCATAGACGTCGCCCGGAGCCAGAACCAGCTCGCGGCGGAGGACCTTGTCCTTGGTGCGGGTGTTGCCCGTGATGTTGATGCGCTCAAGGTAGCTTTGCACGCCTTCCTCGATTTTGTATTGCAGATTGACCGCGCCGGGACCGGCTGGAGTCGTGATCAAATCGACTTTCATGTCGGCGTAACCGAGGCGTCCGTAGGAATCCTCAATGGCCTTGATGTCCTTTTGACTTTGAGTCGGACCAAAAACGGTGCCTTCCTTCATCTGCAAAATGCCGCGGATTTGCTCCGTGGTGGCCAGTTGATTGCCCTCAATGCCGAGCGAGCGAACGGTGTATTTTGTTCCCTCGGAGATCGAAATGTTCAGGTCCACTTTTTTGCTGCTGATGCGGACGACTTGCGAATCAATGATCTTTACGTCGGAATAACCAGCGTCCTGGTAGAGCAGTTTGATTTTTTGAAGATCCTCGTCGAGCTGGGTTGCGCTCAACTGGCCCGATTTATTGAAGAACGAAAGCAGGTTCTTCGGCTTGGTTTTCATTTCCTGAATGAGCCGCTTTTTCTTGAAAACGGTGTTTCCGGCGAAATTGATATCGTTGATCTCCGTCTTCGCGCCTTCGGAAATGGTGAAAGTCACACGCGCTTTGCCGGTCTTGGCATCGACGTCGCTTTTGTATTGGATGCCAATGTCGGTGTAGCCTTTTTTCTGATACATCTCGATGATCTTCTGGCGGTCGGCCTCGAGCGTGTCTTCGTTCAGGACGGCGCCCGGTTTGGCTGTGATTTCCTTGCGAATGCGGGTGGGTTTGATGATTTCGCCGCCGTCGATGACAACTTCGCTGACGGTCGCTTTGCCCTGCACCACGATGAAGACCTTAATGTTGTTTCCAGAAGGCTCGCCAAACATGCGGACATTGGTCACAGCGCCGGTGCGATAGAGGCTCTTAATATCCTCCTCGACAACGGGTTCCGAATAAGGCTTGCCGACCGTGGTGCGGATGTTGGCAAGGATGCGTTCCTTGCTGATCGCGGCTGGACCAGCGTATTGGACCTCAATGGATTGCACAATCGGAGCACTCGGCGCTGTTTGCGAAAACGCGGGCAACGCGGTGAGCAGGAGCAGAAAGGCAGCGGAAACGATTCTCAAGGTGGTGGGAATGGTGGTCATAATAAGGTTGGTGCGCGCACGGGAAAATCCCGCAAAGCGGGCTATAGATGGGGGAAAACAGGGGCCAAGGTCAAGCGTTTCTCCAAAAGAAAAGACGCAAGCCGCCGAAATTGAGCCGAGTTGCAGCGAAATCTGGGCTAATCTAGCAGGCGATACCAGTTGTCCCGCGCCCGCGGTTCGTAGCCAGCCTCGATCACCAGTCGGCGAATGTCATCAACCGCCAGCCGAAACGACGTGCCGGCGTTGCTGACCACATTTTCCTCCATCATCACGGAGCCAAAATCATTCGCGCCATACTTCATTGCGATCTGGCCGATCTTCGGACCCTGCGTCACCCAGGAGCTTTGCACGTTGTCAAAATTATCCAGAAAAATCCGGGACAACGCCTGCATCCGCAGATACTCCGCGCTGCCGACCGGTTCGGCTTTCAGCACGGTGTTTTCCGGCTGGAACGTCCAGCAAATGAAAGCCGTGAAACCGCCCGTCGCATCCTGCTGATCGCGCAACCGCTGCAAGTGCTCGATGCGTTCCCCGACCGTTTCCACGTGGCCAAACATCATCGTCGCGCTCGTGTTCAACCCGAGTTCGTGTGCAATCGCCATCACCTCCAGCCACTGATCCGAGTTGCATTTCAATGGAGCGATTCGGTTGCGCACGCGATCCACTAGAATCTCGCCGCCCCCGCCCGGAATCGACCCTAACCCGGCTTCTTTGAATTTCGTAATCACCTCGCGCAGAGGCATTTGGAAGACTTGCGAGAAGTGATTAAACTCCGGCGGGCTGAACGCGTGGATGTTGATATGGGGAAATTTTTCCCGGATATGATGCAGCAGTTCGAGGTAATGATCGATCCCGAGCTTGGGATGGTGGCCTCCCTGCATGAGGATTTGGACGCCGCCGATGGCGCTCAGTTCCTCGATTTTCTGATCGATCTGCTCATGGGTGAGAACGTAATGGTCCTCGTCTTTTTCGGTGCGGTAAAACGCGCAAAACTTGCAGTAAACATTGCAGACGTTGGTGTAATTAATGTTGCGATCAATGATGTAAGTGACGACCTCATTACCGCGACCGCCGTAGGCTGCGGCCTTTTTTTGCTGCCGCCGCTGATCCGCCAGCCAGCCCAACTCCGGGAGCGGCAGCCGATACAATTCCATGGCTTCCGCCGCCGAAATTCGTTCGCCCGCGAGGACTTTTTCAATGGCGGAATCTTCAGAAATCAATGCTGTCATAAGTTTTCCTAATGCTTTCCAGATTATCGCTTTTGGAGGAAAATAGCAAGGTGCGGCAGTTGACATCTCCCCCGCCAATCTTTAGGAGGAAGCTCGTACATGGAATTCGTTCCCAAAATCTCCGACCCCCCCCTGCCGGGAACTTTGCGCCCAATCACAAAGGAGCTTCGCATCGAAAAAGGAGCCCGGATTTTCCAGCGATTTACCCTCATTTCCGAGCTGGGCAAAGGCCGTTGCAGCACGACCTGGCTGGCGGACGATCCACGTTTTCGTCGCGAGGTGGCCCTGAAGCTTTTCCGCTCGGCCAATGTCGAGCAGACGGAGGAGGAGCGCCTCATCTGGCGTGATTTTTTGCGACGGCTGCGGATTTTAAATCATCCCGACATCGTGATCACGATGGAGTTTTTTCACGAGGGACCGTGGCTGGCGCTGTCCAATTCGTATGAAATGGGCCCGTCACTGGCGGCGATGACCCTGCAGGCGGGAAAAACCCTCCCACTCCTGCGAACCCTTGAGATTCTGAAAACCACCGGTTGCGCCCTCGCTGCTGCGCACGACAAACATTTCATTCTGCACGGCAATCTGAATGCCTGGAATATTCTCATCCCCACCCATCGCCGCACGGCCAAGATCACCGATTTCGGGTTTCATCCGCCTCTGACTCCCCCCGGGGAGGACACCGGCAGCCCGGAGGAAACCTGGAAACTCGCCTGCCTCAGCCCGGAGCGTCTGGCCGGGAGTCCACCGTCACATGCCGACGACATCTATGCATTCGCGACAGTGGCTTTCCAGCTTTTCACCGGCAAAAATCCACCGCTCAACGCCTCGGGCGACCTCGATCATGCGGCGGCGCAGGCGCTGCTCTCCCAAGCTCCGGCGGAATGGCGCACGCATCTGCCCATCGGACTTTCAACCAACCCGGCGGATCGCCCGGAGACGC is a genomic window containing:
- a CDS encoding protein kinase; the protein is MEFVPKISDPPLPGTLRPITKELRIEKGARIFQRFTLISELGKGRCSTTWLADDPRFRREVALKLFRSANVEQTEEERLIWRDFLRRLRILNHPDIVITMEFFHEGPWLALSNSYEMGPSLAAMTLQAGKTLPLLRTLEILKTTGCALAAAHDKHFILHGNLNAWNILIPTHRRTAKITDFGFHPPLTPPGEDTGSPEETWKLACLSPERLAGSPPSHADDIYAFATVAFQLFTGKNPPLNASGDLDHAAAQALLSQAPAEWRTHLPIGLSTNPADRPETLTIFLQALNIYEEFRPLQKEIEKVQARAPKTTPRTSHSPDNLNRKKKILFQISVGICVIAAPLAVGWIIYHSTQVSHRLQVERVKAEVRERELEAAENERVLKLNDRLGGGADPSKSNLELYSRTMNEAAPTPKPTPIVINSGARDFYNEGRAKFAAGDPAGAMESYELAIVLQPDWPDLLEARGQALLANKKPEDAILEFSKALIIDPSRLNSLLGRAEAHLATGDKTSAKADLLNALKLDPVNADAKALIDKNNLPVQSEPGLIQ
- the bamA gene encoding outer membrane protein assembly factor BamA, whose translation is MTTIPTTLRIVSAAFLLLLTALPAFSQTAPSAPIVQSIEVQYAGPAAISKERILANIRTTVGKPYSEPVVEEDIKSLYRTGAVTNVRMFGEPSGNNIKVFIVVQGKATVSEVVIDGGEIIKPTRIRKEITAKPGAVLNEDTLEADRQKIIEMYQKKGYTDIGIQYKSDVDAKTGKARVTFTISEGAKTEINDINFAGNTVFKKKRLIQEMKTKPKNLLSFFNKSGQLSATQLDEDLQKIKLLYQDAGYSDVKIIDSQVVRISSKKVDLNISISEGTKYTVRSLGIEGNQLATTEQIRGILQMKEGTVFGPTQSQKDIKAIEDSYGRLGYADMKVDLITTPAGPGAVNLQYKIEEGVQSYLERINITGNTRTKDKVLRRELVLAPGDVYDTVRVDISKKRLEGLDYFEKVETYATDTMVPGRKDLNINVDEKRTGSLNFGFGFSSIDSLLGFAEVTQGNFDIAGYPNFTGAGQKFRLKLQYGARRKDFILGLTEPYFMDKKLSLGGEVYYREADYQSTVYSQRNYGFATTLRKPLGNFTQARLEYRIEDVGIYNLDSDVTSAIRAEEGDKLKSQLSFFVTNDTRDSGKLTRTGHKIDAGVHYAGGILGGDVETYGFSLEGTQYFSLPWDTIFLINAEAAVIDSWSNGNVPIFDRLYLGGANSLRGFDYRDVGPKDELGNPLGGRTMAHLTAEYTFPIVEKVRGAFFYDTGFVSADAYDFGGDVNSDFGFGVRLDLPIGPIRIDYGIPIQSDRFNDSSGKFNFNVGYQF
- the purH gene encoding bifunctional phosphoribosylaminoimidazolecarboxamide formyltransferase/IMP cyclohydrolase; this translates as MKIQRALLSVSDKAGLVPFAKKLAESGIELVSTGGTATLLRAEGIACKDVSDLTKFPEMMNGRVKTLHPLVHGGLLYVRDNEQHVKEAASAGIEPIDLVVVNLYPFEETVAKPDVTLEQAIEQIDIGGPSMLRSAAKNYRFVTVVTDPTDYEVVLAELAENNGETTLSLREKLAIKVFQLTARYDQMISTFLNREQECGTNFSLSLPLTQRLRYGENPHQEAALYGHFNDHFSQLHGKELSYNNILDISAAGRLILEFNEPTVAILKHTNPCGVGSDPDLREAWLKAFATDKQAPFGGIIITNRPLTEALARAIGEIFSEVIIAPDFEPDARALLQKKKNLRLMRMADVAQGGAHELDYRAVMGGVLVQDVDRANFSGMEEKVVTERPPTIDEMKAMAFGWKIVKHVKSNAIVYTSKDRTLGIGAGQMSRVDSSRIAVWKAGEAGLSLKGSAVCSDAFFPFPDGLIAAAEAGATCAIQPGGSVRDAEVIAAANERKISMVFTGIRHFRH
- the lpxD gene encoding UDP-3-O-(3-hydroxymyristoyl)glucosamine N-acyltransferase; translated protein: MILNVQEIVELVGGTLLSGDGATPIQGVASLVESQSSDIAFFANPKYLADLKSTQAGAVLVRPDVEVTIQGALIAVENPSLAFTTIMAKFRPEPPVWAQGIHPRAVIGENCQIDPTVSIQPNVVIEPGVTIGVGTVIGANTYIGHGSILGENCLIYPNVTIRERAQIGSRVIIHSGAVIGSDGYGFEMIDGRHQKIPQIGIVQLDDDVEIGANTTIDRARFGRTWIGAGTKIDNLVQIAHNVVIGKHCLIIAQVGISGSTHLGNYVIVAGGAGIVGHVKIGDQAIIGAKAGVSKNIPAGTKWIGYYAEPAKDMAEKLAYQSRLPKLFARVKALEKSASAE
- a CDS encoding OmpH family outer membrane protein, which translates into the protein MKKYLTLTLAALSMAFASTASAELKVGTVDMNKVFQGYYKTKDAETKINDARAAAKKELDDRIEGYKKQIDEINKLNDELKKTELSNDTKEQKAKTRDEKINDAKGMEKDINDFRVTREKQLQEQAVRMRNGIVEEINKLIQDKVTAENFDIVFDRSGASLNSVPFLLYARDTFDFSQTIIDTLNKGQTAPAAASATPTATPEKTPKAKK
- the mqnC gene encoding cyclic dehypoxanthinyl futalosine synthase codes for the protein MTALISEDSAIEKVLAGERISAAEAMELYRLPLPELGWLADQRRQQKKAAAYGGRGNEVVTYIIDRNINYTNVCNVYCKFCAFYRTEKDEDHYVLTHEQIDQKIEELSAIGGVQILMQGGHHPKLGIDHYLELLHHIREKFPHINIHAFSPPEFNHFSQVFQMPLREVITKFKEAGLGSIPGGGGEILVDRVRNRIAPLKCNSDQWLEVMAIAHELGLNTSATMMFGHVETVGERIEHLQRLRDQQDATGGFTAFICWTFQPENTVLKAEPVGSAEYLRMQALSRIFLDNFDNVQSSWVTQGPKIGQIAMKYGANDFGSVMMEENVVSNAGTSFRLAVDDIRRLVIEAGYEPRARDNWYRLLD